One stretch of Nostoc commune NIES-4072 DNA includes these proteins:
- a CDS encoding DUF4365 domain-containing protein has product MQPGRIYHGPQLLVDINQQKEQFSNAYLQAITSVAGYSLYKPAVDDDSVDWGIAATGLMGRIRAPRLELQLKSTSRDVLNDNAIRYSLKLKNYNDLRMVDFAVPRILIVVLLPDNLSEWVQQSEEELCMRYCGYWLSLFVMPETRNTSTVTVTMPRNNQFTVAALQSIMQGIGQGVQP; this is encoded by the coding sequence ATGCAGCCTGGACGTATTTATCATGGCCCCCAATTATTAGTGGACATCAACCAACAGAAAGAACAATTTAGCAACGCATATCTCCAAGCCATCACCAGTGTTGCAGGTTATTCTCTCTACAAACCAGCCGTAGACGACGACAGCGTAGACTGGGGAATAGCAGCCACAGGTCTTATGGGGCGCATCCGTGCGCCTCGCTTAGAATTGCAGCTAAAATCAACATCAAGGGATGTCCTCAACGATAACGCTATCCGCTACTCTCTCAAACTGAAAAACTACAATGATTTACGAATGGTTGACTTTGCCGTTCCTAGAATCTTAATTGTAGTTTTACTTCCCGACAACTTAAGCGAGTGGGTGCAACAATCAGAAGAAGAACTTTGTATGAGGTATTGTGGCTATTGGTTATCGCTCTTCGTCATGCCCGAAACACGAAACACATCGACTGTAACTGTCACCATGCCAAGAAATAATCAATTTACAGTCGCTGCTCTCCAGTCAATTATGCAAGGTATCGGTCAAGGAGTACAACCATGA
- a CDS encoding GIY-YIG nuclease family protein, producing MKPGYIYLIHSVGTYRYKIGLTVAPRTPEERLKELNSRQSPYPLKLIHYVFVTDVYKVEKEIHQACKSFNVYREWFEFTNNAYLQQVIQLMERSNVAQRPNNNYQDYNQYHQKLSVSLPIIPRDIERASQEREEIPKYLISRRYEPHNRLRQGIVGEKNKKKKIKKREPTVLGKVFNNNFLFLVAIVICIILFLYVVSRLI from the coding sequence ATGAAACCAGGGTACATTTATTTAATTCATAGTGTAGGCACATATAGATACAAAATAGGGCTAACTGTAGCACCACGGACACCAGAGGAAAGATTAAAAGAACTGAATAGCCGTCAAAGTCCCTACCCGTTGAAACTCATTCATTATGTGTTTGTTACTGACGTTTATAAAGTAGAGAAAGAAATTCATCAAGCTTGTAAGTCATTTAATGTTTATAGGGAGTGGTTTGAATTTACAAATAACGCATATTTGCAACAAGTTATTCAGTTAATGGAGCGTAGTAATGTAGCGCAAAGACCAAATAATAATTATCAGGATTACAATCAATATCATCAAAAACTAAGTGTTTCTTTGCCTATAATTCCTAGAGATATTGAACGTGCAAGTCAAGAGAGAGAGGAAATCCCAAAATATTTAATATCCAGACGATATGAACCCCACAATCGGTTGAGACAAGGCATAGTCGGGGAGAAAAACAAGAAGAAGAAAATTAAGAAAAGGGAACCTACTGTTTTAGGTAAAGTTTTCAATAATAATTTTTTATTTTTAGTAGCAATAGTCATTTGTATTATTTTATTTTTATATGTTGTGAGTAGATTGATTTAA
- a CDS encoding ParA family protein, translating to MIIALANQKGGVAKTTSTISLGGLLALKDTVLAVDLDPQGNLTTGLGVEVADDQISCYDVITEKAEVIDGVVSTKFGLSLLPADINLAKGETEILMKVGNFYILKERLAPVLKQFHHILIDCPPSLGLLTVNALAAADAVLIPVQCQFFALKGLAALLETVASVQKRLNPQLQILGVLPTMAENTVMTQDVLASLNKRLQNIQIFEAVPKSIKFSESNLAGEPIHIYAKDPKLVQPYQLIANLIAAI from the coding sequence ATGATTATTGCACTAGCAAATCAAAAAGGAGGGGTAGCTAAAACTACCTCCACTATATCTTTAGGGGGACTACTGGCTCTTAAGGATACTGTCCTCGCTGTTGACCTTGACCCTCAAGGCAATCTCACTACAGGGCTGGGGGTGGAAGTGGCTGACGACCAGATTAGCTGCTACGACGTAATTACAGAAAAAGCAGAAGTCATCGATGGAGTAGTTTCTACTAAATTTGGACTCAGCTTACTGCCTGCTGACATCAACTTAGCTAAGGGAGAAACGGAGATACTCATGAAAGTAGGTAACTTTTACATCCTTAAAGAGCGACTAGCTCCCGTACTCAAGCAATTCCATCACATCTTAATTGACTGTCCACCTTCTTTGGGACTGTTAACGGTTAATGCCTTGGCAGCTGCGGATGCAGTTCTTATCCCAGTGCAGTGTCAATTTTTCGCTTTAAAAGGGCTGGCTGCACTGTTGGAAACAGTTGCAAGTGTTCAAAAACGTCTTAATCCCCAATTACAAATACTGGGAGTATTGCCAACAATGGCTGAAAATACGGTCATGACTCAAGATGTCTTAGCCTCCTTAAATAAGAGACTACAAAACATTCAGATATTTGAAGCCGTTCCGAAGTCAATCAAGTTCTCTGAGTCAAATCTGGCAGGCGAACCCATTCACATCTATGCTAAAGACCCCAAATTAGTGCAGCCTTACCAGTTAATCGCTAATTTAATTGCTGCAATCTAA